Proteins encoded together in one Cicer arietinum cultivar CDC Frontier isolate Library 1 chromosome 4, Cicar.CDCFrontier_v2.0, whole genome shotgun sequence window:
- the LOC101502134 gene encoding GATA transcription factor 12-like, with the protein MEGTSNFFQTTFCQQQLSSDNNQTNNTTSTTTTADQFIVEDLLNLSNDDVIIAETNLDAAIGTSTNSSTIINSCNSSFSGCDHNLVHDIGGHNLSDCHFSGDLCVPNDDLAELEWLSNFVEESFSSEDLQKLQLISGKKVGSKDEEVHEFSQPNRNNPIFNKEVSVPAKARSKRTRGPPCDWSSRLLVLSETASSSSESELLIPTPTLPSTTVLPKKQKTASRRKDNGDGGSGGDGRRCLHCATDKTPQWRTGPKGPKTLCNACGVRYKSGRLVPEYRPAASPTFVLTKHSNSHRKVLELRRQKEMVRAHQHHQHQFLHHQNMIFDISNSDEYLIHQPVGPDFRQLI; encoded by the exons ATGGAAGGCACATCCAACTTTTTCCAAACTACCTTTTGCCAACAACAACTCTCTTCCGACAACAACCAAACAAATAACACCACTTCTACCACCACCACCGCCGACCAATTCATCGTTGAGGACCTCCTTAACCTCTCCAACGACGATGTTATCATCGCCGAAACCAATCTAGACGCTGCCATCGGAACCTCGACCAACTCCTCCACCATCATCAATAGCTGCAACTCATCATTTTCCGGGTGTGACCACAATCTCGTACATGATATTGGTGGCCACAATCTTTCTGATTGTCATTTCTCCGGAGACCTCTGTGTTCcg aaTGACGATTTAGCGGAGTTGGAATGGCTTTCAAATTTTGTGGAGGAATCATTTTCAAGTGAAGATCTCCAAAAGTTGCAACTAATTTCCGGCAAGAAAGTGGGAAGCAAGGACGAAGAGGTCCACGAGTTCTCCCAACCCAACCGAAACAACCCGATATTTAACAAAGAAGTGTCAGTTCCAGCTAAGGCTCGTAGCAAGAGAACTCGTGGCCCCCCATGCGATTGGAGCTCGCGTCTCCTTGTTTTGTCTGAGACTGCGTCGTCTTCTTCTGAGTCTGAACTCCTTATTCCAACTCCAACCTTACCATCTACCACAGTTCTCCCAAAGAAGCAGAAGACTGCTTCTAGAAGAAAGGACAATGGTGACGGAGGTTCAGGAGGAGATGGTCGTAGGTGTCTACATTGTGCAACTGATAAGACGCCACAATGGCGAACTGGGCCTAAAGGCCCAAAAACATTATGTAATGCATGTGGTGTGAGATATAAGTCAGGTCGATTGGTACCTGAATACAGGCCCGCAGCAAGTCCAACTTTTGTGCTCACAAAACACTCCAATTCACATCGTAAGGTGTTGGAGCTACGGAGACAAAAGGAAATGGTGCGGGCCCACCAGCATCATCAACACCAATTTTTACACcatcaaaatatgatttttgataTTTCCAACAGTGACGAATACTTGATTCACCAACCTGTGGGCCCTGATTTCAGACAACTGATCTAG
- the LOC101501810 gene encoding uncharacterized protein, with protein sequence MGFSNTTEDLSSEMEVDAFRRLFPLRYFERHLAESIRPDGRPLGKARDTSIFLGAVASANGSALVKIGSTTMLTAIKMEIMTPSLESPDEGCLAIDFHMPPICSPIVRPGRPAEAEPVVSKQLSDTISSSGMIDLKELSLVSGKAAWMAYLDVYCLDADGALFDAALLSAVAALSHCKXXXVAMNDDGKIVLMSDEDGQKQSKEQVNKEKKKLTLRSTPLSLTCILHKNYILADPTAEEESIMETHVTIVLDTSGQLISLYKPGGPVLAYTSAIQDCVALTRQRIKELKSFLDKENSAMEVE encoded by the exons ATGGGGTTTTCAAATACAACGGAAGATTTGTCTTCTGAAATGGAGGTTGACGCATTTAGACGCCTTTTCCCTCTTCGATATTTTGAGCGACATCTTGCTGAATCTATACGCCCTGATGGTAGACCACTTGGAAAGGCTAGAGACACAAGTATTTTTCTTG GTGCTGTTGCATCTGCTAATGGATCAGCTCTTGTGAAGATCGGGTCCACG ACTATGTTGACTGCTATTAAAATGGAAATTATGACTCCGTCCTTGGAGTCACCAGATGAGGGTTGTTTAG CTATTGATTTCCACATGCCTCCAATTTGTTCTCCGATTGTTAGACCTGGCAGGCCTGCTGAAGCAGAGCCCGTTGTGTCAAAGCAGTTGTCAGACACCATTTCAAG ttcTGGAATGATTGATTTGAAAGAATTGTCCTTGGTTAGTGGAAAAGCTGCATGGATGGCTTACTTG GATGTCTATTGTTTGGATGCTGATGGGGCTCTTTTTGATGCTGCTTTACTTTCTGCCGTTGCTGCCTTATCTCATTGTAAG NNNNNNNNTGTTGCTATGAACGATGATGGAAAAATAGTACTGATGTCTGATGAAGATGGACAGAAGCAGTCAAAGGAACAAGTGAATAAGGAGAAGAAAAAACTTACATTAAGAAGCACTCCGTTATCGTTAACATGTATACTTCACAAGAATTATATCTTGGCAGATCCTACTGCAGAAGAAGAATCCATAATGGAAACCCATGTGACAATTGTTTTGGATACATCTGGTCAACTAATATCTCTTTACAAGCCTGGTGGGCCAGTCCTTGCTTATACTTCTGCTATCCAG GACTGTGTCGCATTGACCAGGCAAAGAATAAAGGAACTAAAGAGCTTCTTAGACAAAGAAAATTCTGCTATGGAGGTTGAGTAG